A genomic region of Sphingobium sp. HWE2-09 contains the following coding sequences:
- a CDS encoding cobalamin biosynthesis protein: MIVAGFGFRSGVSVDALHAAFDKARHGQPAVTHLAAPHDKIAALTPLAQALGLPLCAIAPAAMAAAPTHTRSTASLKARGVGSVAEACALAAATLPGCPPPRLLVPRQMSPDRMATCAIAQGYPQ; encoded by the coding sequence GTGATTGTCGCGGGCTTTGGCTTTCGCAGCGGCGTGAGCGTCGATGCCCTTCATGCCGCGTTTGACAAGGCGCGCCACGGGCAACCCGCCGTTACGCACCTCGCCGCGCCGCATGACAAGATCGCCGCGCTCACTCCGCTGGCCCAAGCGCTGGGCTTGCCCCTCTGTGCCATCGCCCCCGCCGCCATGGCGGCCGCCCCAACGCACACCCGCTCCACCGCCAGCTTGAAGGCGCGGGGCGTCGGCAGTGTGGCGGAGGCCTGCGCGCTGGCCGCCGCCACGCTGCCGGGCTGCCCGCCGCCACGCCTGCTCGTGCCTCGCCAGATGTCGCCCGATCGCATGGCGACCTGCGCCATCGCCCAAGGATACCCCCAATGA
- the cbiE gene encoding precorrin-6y C5,15-methyltransferase (decarboxylating) subunit CbiE, whose protein sequence is MADAGSRPWLTIVGIGEDGLDGLSADSRAALAQADLVMGSARHLSLLGPLNGSAIEWPVPFADGIAPLLAQRGRRVVMLASGDPFWFGAGTNVTRLLTSDEWVAHPAPSTFTLAAARLGWALQDVACLGLHAAPLERLRPHLAKGRRVLALLRDGEAVGALAGYLTGLGFGGSVLHVLEALGGPRERRRAVIARDFDLTDVQHPVAVGIDVAGEGDALPSTSGLSDDLFDHDGQITKRPIRALTLSALTPRPGEMLWDIGAGSGSIAIEWLLAHRANRACAIEADPDRAARAQRNAAALGVDRIDVRIGRAPEALPDGPAPDAVFIGGGLCDELLHQLCQRLPADTRLVANAVTLESEALLTHWHGARGGSLLRIALADCAPLGDRRGWRSRFPVVQWSVTL, encoded by the coding sequence ATGGCTGACGCTGGTTCCCGGCCCTGGTTGACGATCGTCGGCATTGGCGAAGACGGGCTGGATGGCCTGTCCGCCGACAGCCGCGCGGCGCTGGCGCAGGCGGATCTGGTCATGGGATCGGCCCGCCACCTGTCCCTGCTCGGCCCGCTTAATGGCTCCGCGATCGAATGGCCAGTGCCCTTTGCCGACGGGATCGCGCCGTTGCTGGCGCAGCGCGGACGGCGGGTGGTGATGCTGGCGTCGGGCGACCCCTTCTGGTTCGGCGCGGGGACGAACGTGACGCGGCTGCTGACTTCGGACGAGTGGGTGGCGCATCCCGCGCCGTCCACCTTCACGCTGGCGGCGGCGCGATTGGGTTGGGCGCTTCAGGATGTCGCCTGTCTTGGCCTGCACGCCGCGCCATTGGAGCGCTTGCGTCCACATCTCGCCAAGGGCCGTCGCGTGCTGGCGCTGCTGCGGGATGGCGAGGCAGTTGGCGCGCTGGCTGGCTATCTGACCGGCCTCGGCTTCGGCGGGTCGGTCCTGCATGTGCTCGAAGCGCTGGGCGGCCCGCGCGAACGGCGGCGCGCCGTTATCGCGCGGGACTTCGACCTGACCGATGTCCAGCATCCCGTCGCGGTCGGGATCGACGTCGCGGGCGAGGGCGATGCGCTGCCGTCCACCAGCGGCCTGTCCGACGACCTGTTCGATCATGACGGCCAAATCACCAAGCGCCCGATCCGCGCGCTGACCCTGTCCGCCCTCACGCCGCGTCCGGGCGAAATGCTGTGGGACATCGGCGCAGGATCGGGATCGATCGCGATCGAATGGCTGCTGGCGCATCGCGCCAACCGGGCCTGCGCGATCGAGGCCGATCCGGATCGCGCCGCCCGCGCGCAACGCAATGCCGCCGCGCTGGGCGTGGACCGGATTGATGTGCGGATCGGACGCGCGCCCGAGGCCTTGCCCGATGGCCCTGCGCCCGATGCGGTGTTCATCGGAGGTGGCCTCTGCGACGAACTGCTGCACCAGCTTTGCCAGCGCCTGCCAGCAGACACGCGGCTGGTCGCCAATGCCGTGACGCTCGAATCCGAAGCCCTGCTCACCCACTGGCACGGCGCGCGCGGCGGTAGCCTGCTCCGTATCGCACTGGCCGACTGCGCGCCGCTGGGCGACCGGCGCGGATGGCGATCGCGCTTTCCGGTGGTGCAATGGAGCGTCACGCTGTGA
- a CDS encoding cobalt-precorrin-6A reductase: protein MHNILLLGGTSQASALARLLAERGVAATLSYAGRTDRPMAQPIPVRVGGFGGVAGLVAYLRDHRITHLVDATHPFAATMSAHAVEAARQSGVAHVALTRPAWRAEDGDRWMHVPDIIGAVAALAGSPRRVMLALGRMHVDAFAAQPQHEYLLRFVDAPAKPPLLPHHSLIIDRGPFGVAGDRALMQAHGIDLVVSKNAGGTGAQAKIIAARELGLPVLMIDRPALPACTELHAPEDVMRWLDHAAPSSADRGV, encoded by the coding sequence ATGCACAACATCCTGCTGCTGGGCGGCACATCGCAAGCGAGCGCGCTGGCCCGATTGCTGGCCGAACGCGGTGTGGCGGCCACGCTCAGCTATGCCGGGCGCACCGACAGGCCGATGGCGCAGCCCATCCCGGTGCGCGTCGGCGGCTTCGGTGGCGTGGCCGGGTTGGTCGCCTATCTGCGCGATCATCGCATCACCCATCTGGTCGATGCCACCCATCCCTTCGCAGCGACGATGAGCGCCCATGCGGTCGAGGCCGCGCGCCAGAGTGGCGTCGCCCATGTCGCGCTGACCCGCCCGGCCTGGCGTGCGGAGGACGGGGATCGTTGGATGCATGTGCCCGACATCATAGGCGCGGTCGCGGCGCTGGCCGGATCGCCGCGCCGCGTCATGCTGGCGCTGGGGCGGATGCATGTCGATGCCTTCGCCGCACAGCCGCAGCATGAGTATCTGCTGCGCTTCGTCGATGCGCCTGCCAAGCCGCCGTTGCTGCCGCACCACAGCCTGATCATCGATCGCGGGCCGTTCGGCGTCGCGGGCGATCGCGCCCTGATGCAGGCGCACGGCATCGACCTTGTCGTGTCCAAAAATGCCGGCGGCACCGGCGCACAGGCCAAGATCATCGCCGCGCGCGAACTGGGCCTGCCGGTGCTGATGATCGACCGCCCTGCTTTGCCCGCATGCACGGAACTCCACGCGCCCGAAGATGTCATGCGCTGGCTCGATCATGCCGCCCCGTCCAGCGCGGATCGCGGCGTATAG
- the cobJ gene encoding precorrin-3B C(17)-methyltransferase: MSGWIAIAGLGPGDERLVTPEVTAALAEATDVVGYIPYVARIAPREGLTLHASDNRVELERAVHALEMAAQGRRVVVASSGDPGVFAMAAALFEALEAGPSHWRDLDIRVLPGITAMLAASARAGAPLGHDFCAINLSDNLKPWALIEKRLRLAVEADFAMAFYNPRSQARPEGFAGTLDLLRGLCGDDRPILFARAVSTPQEHLRIVTLGEATPDMADMRTMVILGSSRTRLIARPAGPVLYTPRSALDGAA, from the coding sequence ATGAGTGGATGGATCGCGATTGCGGGTCTGGGGCCGGGCGACGAGCGGCTTGTGACGCCCGAAGTCACCGCCGCCCTGGCGGAGGCGACGGACGTCGTGGGCTATATCCCCTATGTCGCGCGCATCGCGCCGCGCGAAGGGCTGACGCTGCATGCCAGCGACAATCGGGTGGAGCTGGAACGGGCGGTCCATGCGTTGGAGATGGCGGCGCAGGGGCGGCGGGTGGTCGTCGCTTCGTCGGGCGATCCGGGCGTGTTCGCGATGGCGGCGGCGCTGTTCGAGGCGCTGGAGGCAGGGCCGTCGCACTGGCGTGATCTGGACATTCGCGTGTTGCCGGGCATCACCGCGATGCTGGCCGCGAGCGCGCGGGCGGGTGCGCCGCTGGGCCATGATTTCTGCGCGATCAACCTGTCGGACAATCTCAAGCCCTGGGCGCTGATCGAAAAGCGGCTGCGGCTGGCGGTGGAGGCGGACTTCGCCATGGCCTTCTACAACCCCCGATCGCAGGCGCGGCCGGAAGGGTTCGCGGGCACGCTCGACCTGTTGCGCGGGCTGTGCGGCGACGATCGCCCGATCCTCTTCGCCCGCGCGGTATCGACACCGCAGGAGCATCTGCGCATCGTCACGCTCGGCGAGGCGACGCCCGACATGGCCGACATGCGCACTATGGTGATCTTGGGGTCGAGCCGCACGCGCCTGATCGCGCGCCCGGCGGGGCCGGTCCTCTATACGCCGCGATCCGCGCTGGACGGGGCGGCATGA
- the cobI gene encoding precorrin-2 C(20)-methyltransferase — MSSLLTPGTVHGVGLGPGAPDLLSVRADRLVRGARHVAYFRKAGRPGQARRIADGMLRADAVEIAMEYPVTTEIPLSDPGYNACLSAFYADCTARLSALAQSGEDVVVLCEGDPFFYGSFMHLHSRLSGIVPVAVVPGITGMAGAWNATGVPITWGDDVLTIAMATLPDEELVRRIRDTDALVVMKIGRNLPKLRRAVAAAGREEAAWLVEHAAMPGQRVTRLAEAQSVTPYFSILLIHGQGRRP, encoded by the coding sequence ATGAGCAGCCTCCTGACTCCCGGCACCGTGCATGGCGTGGGCCTTGGCCCCGGCGCGCCGGACCTGCTGAGCGTCCGCGCCGACCGGCTGGTGCGCGGTGCGCGTCATGTCGCCTATTTCCGCAAGGCGGGGCGACCGGGACAGGCGCGGCGCATTGCCGACGGAATGCTGCGCGCCGATGCCGTAGAGATCGCGATGGAATATCCCGTCACGACCGAAATCCCGCTGTCCGATCCGGGCTATAACGCCTGCCTGTCCGCCTTCTATGCCGATTGCACCGCGCGCCTCTCCGCTCTGGCGCAGTCGGGCGAAGATGTTGTCGTCCTGTGCGAGGGCGATCCCTTTTTCTATGGCTCCTTCATGCATTTGCACAGCCGCCTGTCCGGCATCGTGCCGGTGGCGGTGGTGCCGGGGATCACCGGCATGGCGGGCGCATGGAACGCGACGGGCGTACCGATCACTTGGGGCGACGACGTGCTGACCATCGCCATGGCGACGCTGCCGGACGAGGAACTGGTGCGGCGCATCCGCGATACCGACGCACTGGTGGTGATGAAGATCGGCCGCAACCTGCCCAAGCTGCGCCGCGCGGTGGCAGCGGCGGGGCGGGAGGAGGCCGCCTGGCTGGTCGAACATGCCGCCATGCCCGGCCAGCGCGTGACCCGGCTGGCGGAGGCGCAGAGCGTGACGCCCTATTTCTCGATCCTGCTGATCCATGGCCAAGGGCGGCGGCCATGA
- a CDS encoding precorrin-8X methylmutase codes for MPHIYERNGAAIYRQSFATIRAEADLARFAADEEPVAVRMIHAAGLVALAADIRFSPGFVAAARAALDAGAPLLCDARMVSEGVTRARLPAANPIVCTLHDIQVPDMARAMDNTRSAAALELWRPHLAGAVVAIGNAPTALFHLLDMLEDPDCPRPAAIIGCPVGFVGARESKDALWAAQPVPCCIVEGRLGGSAITVAAINALASRAE; via the coding sequence ATGCCCCATATCTATGAACGCAATGGCGCGGCCATCTATCGCCAATCCTTCGCGACGATCCGCGCCGAAGCCGATCTGGCGCGCTTTGCCGCCGATGAAGAGCCGGTGGCCGTGCGGATGATCCATGCGGCGGGGCTGGTTGCACTGGCGGCTGACATCCGTTTCTCCCCCGGCTTCGTCGCTGCCGCCCGCGCCGCGCTGGACGCGGGCGCGCCGTTGCTGTGCGACGCGCGGATGGTGTCGGAGGGGGTGACGCGCGCGCGCCTGCCCGCCGCCAATCCGATCGTCTGCACGCTCCATGACATACAAGTGCCGGACATGGCGCGGGCGATGGACAATACCCGCTCCGCCGCCGCGCTCGAACTGTGGCGGCCGCATCTGGCAGGCGCAGTGGTGGCGATCGGCAATGCGCCCACGGCGCTGTTCCATTTGCTCGACATGCTCGAAGACCCCGACTGCCCGCGCCCGGCGGCGATCATCGGCTGTCCGGTGGGGTTTGTGGGCGCGCGCGAGTCCAAGGATGCGCTATGGGCCGCGCAGCCCGTCCCCTGCTGCATCGTGGAAGGGCGGCTGGGCGGCAGCGCGATCACCGTCGCGGCGATCAATGCGCTGGCGAGCCGGGCCGAATGA